The Megalobrama amblycephala isolate DHTTF-2021 unplaced genomic scaffold, ASM1881202v1 scaffold548, whole genome shotgun sequence genome has a window encoding:
- the LOC125262000 gene encoding cytosolic phospholipase A2 gamma-like isoform X2 has product MYMSRLFTDLSGGKIRVESLRISDKKAEKLNMKSRIGWPFELSGGQSHVEFPRLSAWTSIIKCMNHWTWGRNYNFLHDMTGEAVPSTLQETETRDYEDAGLLLNSPYFSVLRKERDIDLIISLDFSEGDPFMTVKEAAKMCKELNIPFPEVNIPSEDLQKPKDFYVFKGKNTPTVIHIPLFNMVNCGDKIEAKRKSYKTFQGPYSAEMITDLMEVAGKNITNNRGKLVEQIRAAVGQKGSRR; this is encoded by the exons ATGTACATGTCCCGTCTTTTTACAGACCTCTCTGGAGGCAAAATTCGTGTGGAAAGCCTGAGAATTTCTGAtaaaaaagcagaaaaactgAATATGAAGA GTCGGATTGGTTGGCCATTTG AGCTCTCTGGAGGCCAAAGTCATGTGGAGTTTCCACGGTTAA GTGCTTGGACGAGCATTATTAAATGCATGAATCACTGGACCTGGGGCAGGAATTATAACTTCCTCCACGACATGACAG GTGAAGCAGTGCCCTCCACTCTTCAGGAAACTGAGACGAGAGACTATGAAGATGCCGGACTGTTGCTGAACTCACCCTACTTCTCAGTGctgagaaaagagagagacatcGACCTCATCATTTCACTGGATTTCAGTGAGGGTGATCCTTTCATg acAGTGAAGGAAGCTGCCAAGATGTGCAAGGAACTAAACATCCCTTTCCCTGAGGTCAACATTCCCAGTGAGGACTTACAGAAACCGAAGGACTTCTATGTGTTCAAAGGCAAAAACACTCCAACTGTGATCCACATCCCTCTCTTTAATATGGTCAACTGTGGAG ATAAAATTGAGGCCAAGAGGAAAAGTTATAAGACCTTTCAAGGTCCTTACAGCGCTGAGATGATCACTGATCTCATGGAGGTCGCTGgaaaaaacatcacaaacaaCAGAGGAAAACTGGTGGAGCAGATCCGTGCGGCCGTTGGGCAAAAAGGATCCAGGCGTTAA
- the LOC125262000 gene encoding cytosolic phospholipase A2 gamma-like isoform X1: MYMSRLFTDLSGGKIRVESLRISDKKAEKLNMKSYTMDVINNFRGRIGWPFELSGGQSHVEFPRLSAWTSIIKCMNHWTWGRNYNFLHDMTGEAVPSTLQETETRDYEDAGLLLNSPYFSVLRKERDIDLIISLDFSEGDPFMTVKEAAKMCKELNIPFPEVNIPSEDLQKPKDFYVFKGKNTPTVIHIPLFNMVNCGDKIEAKRKSYKTFQGPYSAEMITDLMEVAGKNITNNRGKLVEQIRAAVGQKGSRR, translated from the exons ATGTACATGTCCCGTCTTTTTACAGACCTCTCTGGAGGCAAAATTCGTGTGGAAAGCCTGAGAATTTCTGAtaaaaaagcagaaaaactgAATATGAAGAGTTACACCATGGATGTAATCAACAATTTTAGAGGTCGGATTGGTTGGCCATTTG AGCTCTCTGGAGGCCAAAGTCATGTGGAGTTTCCACGGTTAA GTGCTTGGACGAGCATTATTAAATGCATGAATCACTGGACCTGGGGCAGGAATTATAACTTCCTCCACGACATGACAG GTGAAGCAGTGCCCTCCACTCTTCAGGAAACTGAGACGAGAGACTATGAAGATGCCGGACTGTTGCTGAACTCACCCTACTTCTCAGTGctgagaaaagagagagacatcGACCTCATCATTTCACTGGATTTCAGTGAGGGTGATCCTTTCATg acAGTGAAGGAAGCTGCCAAGATGTGCAAGGAACTAAACATCCCTTTCCCTGAGGTCAACATTCCCAGTGAGGACTTACAGAAACCGAAGGACTTCTATGTGTTCAAAGGCAAAAACACTCCAACTGTGATCCACATCCCTCTCTTTAATATGGTCAACTGTGGAG ATAAAATTGAGGCCAAGAGGAAAAGTTATAAGACCTTTCAAGGTCCTTACAGCGCTGAGATGATCACTGATCTCATGGAGGTCGCTGgaaaaaacatcacaaacaaCAGAGGAAAACTGGTGGAGCAGATCCGTGCGGCCGTTGGGCAAAAAGGATCCAGGCGTTAA